A genome region from Columba livia isolate bColLiv1 breed racing homer chromosome 2, bColLiv1.pat.W.v2, whole genome shotgun sequence includes the following:
- the SEPTIN7 gene encoding septin-7 isoform X1: protein MVVGESGLGKSTLINSLFLTELYSPEYPGPSHRIKKTVQVEQSKVLIKEGGVQLLLTIVDTPGFGDAVDNSNCWQPVIDYIDSKFEDYLNAESRVNRRQMPDNRVQCCLYFIAPSGHGLKPLDIEFMKRLHEKVNIIPLIAKADTLTPEECQQFKKQIMKEIQEHKIKIYEFPETDDEEENKIVKKIKDRLPLAVVGSNTIIEVNGKRVRGRQYPWGVAEVENGEHCDFTILRNMLIRTHMQDLKDVTNNVHYENYRSRKLAAVTYNGVDNNKNKGQLTKFDTVEGMSPLAQMEEERREHVAKMKKMEMEMEQVFEMKVKEKVQKLKDSEAELQRRHEQMKKNLEAQHKELEEKRRQFEEEKANWEAQQRILEQQNSSRTLEKNKKKGKIF from the exons GTGAATCTGGACTGGGAAAATCAACATTAATCAACTCATTATTCTTAACAGAATTGTATTCCCCAGAGTACCCAGGTCCTTCTCACAGAATTAAAAAGACTGTACAG GTTGAGCAGTCAAAAGTTTTAATCAAAGAGGGTGGTGTTCAGTTACTACTTACAATAGTTGACACACCAGGATTTGGAGATGCTGTGGATAATAGTAATTG TTGGCAGCCAGTTATCGACTACATTGACAGTAAATTTGAGGACTACCTGAATGCAGAGTCTCGAGTGAACAGACGTCAGATGCCAGATAACAGAGTGCAGTGTTGTTTATACTTCATTGCTCCTTCAGGACATGG ACTTAAGCCTTTGGATATAGAGTTTATGAAGCGCCTGCATGAAAAAGTGAATATCATTCCACTTATTGCCAAAGCAGACACACTTACACCTGAGGAATGccaacagtttaaaaaacag ATAATGAAAGAAATCCAagaacacaaaattaaaatatatgaattTCCAGAAACGgatgatgaagaagaaaataagattgtTAAAAAGATAAAG GACCGTTTACCTCTTGCTGTGGTAGGTAGTAATACGATCATTGAAGTCAATGGCAAGAGAGTGAGAGGAAGGCAGTACCCATGGGGTGTTGCAGAAG TTGAAAACGGTGAACACTGTGACTTCACAATTCTGAGGAACATGTTGATAAG AACTCATATGCAGGACCTGAAGGATGTCACTAACAATGTACATTATGAGAActacagaagcagaaaactgGCAGCTGTTACATACAATGGCgttgacaacaacaaaaataaagggCAGCTAACAAA attTGACACAGTTGAAGGCAT GAGCCCGTTGGCACAgatggaggaggaaaggagggagcacgtagccaaaatgaaaaaaatggaaatggaaatggaacAGGTGTTCGAGATGAAAGTCAAAGAAAAGGTTCAGAAACTGAAGGACTCTGAAGCTGAG CTTCAGCGACGCCACGAGCAGATGAAAAAGAATTTGGAGGCACAACACAAAGAATTAGAGGAAAAGCGTCGCCAGTTTGAGGAAGAGAAAGCGAACTGGGAAGCTCAGCAACGTATTTTGGAACAACAGAATTCCTCCAG AACCTTggaaaagaataagaagaaagggaagatattttaa
- the SEPTIN7 gene encoding septin-7 isoform X2, translating into MVVGESGLGKSTLINSLFLTELYSPEYPGPSHRIKKTVQVEQSKVLIKEGGVQLLLTIVDTPGFGDAVDNSNCWQPVIDYIDSKFEDYLNAESRVNRRQMPDNRVQCCLYFIAPSGHGLKPLDIEFMKRLHEKVNIIPLIAKADTLTPEECQQFKKQIMKEIQEHKIKIYEFPETDDEEENKIVKKIKDRLPLAVVGSNTIIEVNGKRVRGRQYPWGVAEVENGEHCDFTILRNMLIRTHMQDLKDVTNNVHYENYRSRKLAAVTYNGVDNNKNKGQLTKSPLAQMEEERREHVAKMKKMEMEMEQVFEMKVKEKVQKLKDSEAELQRRHEQMKKNLEAQHKELEEKRRQFEEEKANWEAQQRILEQQNSSRTLEKNKKKGKIF; encoded by the exons GTGAATCTGGACTGGGAAAATCAACATTAATCAACTCATTATTCTTAACAGAATTGTATTCCCCAGAGTACCCAGGTCCTTCTCACAGAATTAAAAAGACTGTACAG GTTGAGCAGTCAAAAGTTTTAATCAAAGAGGGTGGTGTTCAGTTACTACTTACAATAGTTGACACACCAGGATTTGGAGATGCTGTGGATAATAGTAATTG TTGGCAGCCAGTTATCGACTACATTGACAGTAAATTTGAGGACTACCTGAATGCAGAGTCTCGAGTGAACAGACGTCAGATGCCAGATAACAGAGTGCAGTGTTGTTTATACTTCATTGCTCCTTCAGGACATGG ACTTAAGCCTTTGGATATAGAGTTTATGAAGCGCCTGCATGAAAAAGTGAATATCATTCCACTTATTGCCAAAGCAGACACACTTACACCTGAGGAATGccaacagtttaaaaaacag ATAATGAAAGAAATCCAagaacacaaaattaaaatatatgaattTCCAGAAACGgatgatgaagaagaaaataagattgtTAAAAAGATAAAG GACCGTTTACCTCTTGCTGTGGTAGGTAGTAATACGATCATTGAAGTCAATGGCAAGAGAGTGAGAGGAAGGCAGTACCCATGGGGTGTTGCAGAAG TTGAAAACGGTGAACACTGTGACTTCACAATTCTGAGGAACATGTTGATAAG AACTCATATGCAGGACCTGAAGGATGTCACTAACAATGTACATTATGAGAActacagaagcagaaaactgGCAGCTGTTACATACAATGGCgttgacaacaacaaaaataaagggCAGCTAACAAA GAGCCCGTTGGCACAgatggaggaggaaaggagggagcacgtagccaaaatgaaaaaaatggaaatggaaatggaacAGGTGTTCGAGATGAAAGTCAAAGAAAAGGTTCAGAAACTGAAGGACTCTGAAGCTGAG CTTCAGCGACGCCACGAGCAGATGAAAAAGAATTTGGAGGCACAACACAAAGAATTAGAGGAAAAGCGTCGCCAGTTTGAGGAAGAGAAAGCGAACTGGGAAGCTCAGCAACGTATTTTGGAACAACAGAATTCCTCCAG AACCTTggaaaagaataagaagaaagggaagatattttaa